In Kineococcus rhizosphaerae, the genomic stretch TGCGGGTCCCAGCCGGCGATGACGTCGAGCACGACGGCCGCGTCGGTCACCGTGCGCGCCATCGGGCCGGGGGTGTCCTGGAAGTGCACGAGGGGGGAGAAACCGGTGCGGCTGACCAGGCCGGTGGTGGGCCGCAGGCCGAACAGGTTGGTGAACGACGCCGGCAGGCGGATCGACCCCCCGGTGTCCTCCCCCAGCCCGACCAGCGCGAGGTCGGCCGCGACCGCGGCGGCGGTGCCGGCGCTGGACCCGCCGGTCTCCCGCTCCAGGTCGTAGGGGTTTCGCGTGAACCCGGTGCGCGAGGAGAAGGAGAACCACCCGGCGGCGAAGTCGCACATCGCGGTCTTGCCCAGCACGACCGCACCCGCCGCCCGCAACCGGGCGACGACGGTGGCGTCCTGCTCGGGCACGTGGTCGGCGAACAGGGAGCAGCCGAAGGCGGTGGGGATGCCGGCCGTCTCGGCCTGGTCCTTGACGACGATCGGAACCCCGTGCAGCGGGCCCAGGAACCGCCCGGTGCGGGAGAAGTGGTCGTCGGCCGCCCGGGCCTGGTCGAGCGCGGCGGGGTTGAGGGTGACCAGGGACCCCAGTCGCGGGCCGTCCCGGTCCAGGTCCTCGACGCGCTGCAGGTACCAGGCGGTCAGTTCCGCGCTGGTCGCCTCCCCCGCCCGCAGCATCCGGTGGAAGCGGGTGATGGTGAGTTCGGCGAAGGGGTGGGTTTCGCGCAGGTCGTCCATGCGGTGTCCTCCGGTCGTCCCCGGGCGCGGGGACGCGGTAGCGGTGTCAGGTGGGTGGTCGGCGCGCCTCGGACAGCGCCTCGGCGACCGTGCGGCGGGTGTGCTCCAGGTGCCAGTCGTTCTCGGCCAGCAACCCCGGCAGGTCCCCGGTCTCGATGAGCCCCAGCATCCGCACGTGCTGCCGGTGCGCTTCGCTGAAGTCCTCCACGGTCGAGGCGTAGATGGCCATGTACGGCTCGACCCGGTCCCAGACCCCCCGGATGAGGTCCAGCAGGTAGGGACTGGCCGCGCACTCGTAGAAGCGCTGGTGGAAACGGCGGTTCAGGGCCCGCCAACGACCCGTCTCGAGGTGATCGTCGGCCATCTCGGCCAGGACGGCGCGCAGGTCGTCGACGTCCGTGGGCGTCAGCCGGGGCAGGGCCCACTCGGTGGCCAGCTGCTCCAGGTGCAGGCGGACGGCGAAGACCTGGTGCAGTTCCTCGGCGGTCAGCGAGACCACGCTGACGCTGCGGCGCCCGAAGACGACGAAACCCTCGGCCTGCAACCGCTTGAGCGCTTCGCGGACCGGCATGGTGCTCACCGAGAGCTGGTCGGCCAGGGCCCGGATCGAGACCCGGCTGCCCGGGGCGAGGGTTCCGCTGGTGATGCCGGACCGGACACGGTCGTACACCTCCTCCGCGAGCGTGGGAACGGTGATGGCGCTGACGTCCACGATGCTGACCTCCGTGATGTGTGATCACACTTGCAGTCGGAGGTTACGCGCACGTTTCCCGCGGTTACGACGACGTCAATTCTCGTCCGTGGCGCGGATCCCGGGGAGCCCTCGACGCACCACCGCGACCGGGCGCCTACCCGCGCGGCTGCAGCCGGGCGTTCGGCAATTCCGGCGCGGGCAACGGCTCGGGCTCCCCGTCGGGGAAGACGCCGAACTGCGGCTCCCCCTCGACGGGCCCGGTGATCTCGGCCTGCCACCGTTCGCGGTACGCGGCGACCTCGTCGTGGTCGCGGCCGACGAAGTTCCACCACATGACGATCCGCTCCCCCAGCGGGACCCCGCCGATGAGCAGCGCCCGGACGGGTCCGTCCCCGGCGCGCAGCGTCGCCGACGTGCGCCCGGTGGGCAGGTGGGCCAGGTGCGCGGGCGGCAGGGGCTCGCCGTCGACGGTGAGCGCGCCGGAGTCCAGCAGGACACCGTGCTCGAAACCCGGCTCGAGGTCGACGGTGACCTGCCCGCCGGCCGGCAGCAGGACCTCCGCCCCCAGCAGCGGCGCGGTGAACGTCCGCACGGGCGAACCCACCCCGGCCAGCGAGCCGATGAAGACGCGCAGTTCCGCGTCGTCATGCCGGACCGGAACGGGTTCGTGGTGCTGGAACGTCGGCTCCATCGCGCGCGTCGCCTCGGGCAGCGCGAACCACAACTGGGTGCCGTGCAGGACCTCGGTGTCCGGGGTGGAGAACTCCTGGTGGGAGATGCCGCGACCGGCGACCATGAGGTTGACCTGCCCCGGGCGCACGACGGCCCGGTAGCCGGCGGAGTCGAGGTGGGCGACGGCACCGGTGAACAACCACGTCACGGTGGCCAGGCCGGTGTGCGGGTGCCGCGGCACCCGCATGCCCCCGCTGTCCGCGACGCGGTCGGGCCCGAAGTGGTCGAGGAAGCACCACGACCCGACGAGGGTGAGGGCCCGCTGCGGGAGGGTGCGCCGCACCGTCATGGCCCGCGGACCACCGAGGGGGACGTCGCGGGGGGCGTGGACCTGCACCTCCGGGACGCTACCCCACGCCCGCCGGGCGGTACGAGGCTCCACGACCCTGGCCCGGAGCGGGCCCGTCGAGCACGATGGGCCCGTGAACGACACCGTGAAGCACCTCGGCATCGTCCTGTTCGACGGCGTGGAAGAACTCGACGCCGTCGGGCCCTGGGACGTCCTGGCCGCCTGGACCCAGCAGCACCCCGAGGACGGCTGGGTCGTGACCACCCTGTCCCGCGACGGCGGTGAGGTGACGGCGGCCAAGGGGATGCGGTTCGTCGCCGCGCACTCGTTCGCCGACGCGCCCCCGCTGCAGGCCGTGCTGCACCCCGGCGGCCGCGGGACGCGCCCGCAGCTGCGCGACGAGGACCACCTGGAGTGGGTGCGCGCGCAACGCCGCAGCGCGCCGCTCATGACGAGCGTGTGCACCGGTTCGCTCGTCTACGCCGCCGCCGGGCTGCTGGCAAACCGCCCAGCGACGACGCACTGGGGCTCGCTGGACCTGCTGCGCGAACTCGACGCCAGCATCGACGTGCGCCCCGACGACCGCTTCGTCGACGACGGCGACGTCGTCACCTCCGCGGGCGTCTCCGCCGGCATCGACATGGCCCTGCACCTCGTGGCCCGGCTCAGCTCCCCCGACCGGGCGCGGCAGGTGCGCCGGGCGATCCAGTACGACCCCCAGCCCCCGG encodes the following:
- a CDS encoding GntR family transcriptional regulator, with protein sequence MDVSAITVPTLAEEVYDRVRSGITSGTLAPGSRVSIRALADQLSVSTMPVREALKRLQAEGFVVFGRRSVSVVSLTAEELHQVFAVRLHLEQLATEWALPRLTPTDVDDLRAVLAEMADDHLETGRWRALNRRFHQRFYECAASPYLLDLIRGVWDRVEPYMAIYASTVEDFSEAHRQHVRMLGLIETGDLPGLLAENDWHLEHTRRTVAEALSEARRPPT
- a CDS encoding pirin family protein, giving the protein MQVHAPRDVPLGGPRAMTVRRTLPQRALTLVGSWCFLDHFGPDRVADSGGMRVPRHPHTGLATVTWLFTGAVAHLDSAGYRAVVRPGQVNLMVAGRGISHQEFSTPDTEVLHGTQLWFALPEATRAMEPTFQHHEPVPVRHDDAELRVFIGSLAGVGSPVRTFTAPLLGAEVLLPAGGQVTVDLEPGFEHGVLLDSGALTVDGEPLPPAHLAHLPTGRTSATLRAGDGPVRALLIGGVPLGERIVMWWNFVGRDHDEVAAYRERWQAEITGPVEGEPQFGVFPDGEPEPLPAPELPNARLQPRG
- a CDS encoding DJ-1/PfpI family protein, translated to MKHLGIVLFDGVEELDAVGPWDVLAAWTQQHPEDGWVVTTLSRDGGEVTAAKGMRFVAAHSFADAPPLQAVLHPGGRGTRPQLRDEDHLEWVRAQRRSAPLMTSVCTGSLVYAAAGLLANRPATTHWGSLDLLRELDASIDVRPDDRFVDDGDVVTSAGVSAGIDMALHLVARLSSPDRARQVRRAIQYDPQPPV